TTTAAGAACGCTTCCTGTGTTTTGTTGACCTTCATTCTGTCTTCGCCTTCTAAAGAAATTTTCTTAAGCACTCCTTCTTTAATACCTCGTGTATGTGCTGTTTTGGCAACAATATCCAGGATACTTATACCAAGTATTTTATCGTCTTCAATCCATATGGTTTTGCCGTTGCCAGCCCAATATTCTCTAAAGGCTTCTGTATACAACTCACCATCTTTATCTTCAAAAAACCTGGGGACAAATATTGCATCCGAGGGAAATACTTTATCTTCGTATCTAAGCTGGCCAGCGATAGTTCTTAATGAGAAAGGATGAATAAGTATGCCTGCGGTGATCATGCAAGCGACGAGGATAAATATAAGACAGCCACACCCTGCCTTTCCTTTATTATTCATTGTTCCCCCAATTATTTATATTTGTTAAAATATTCGTAAAGAATGACTGATAGAATTACGAGAGGAGTAGTTTCAGTCCTGAAAATATTTTCACCAAGCGTGCAAGAAGTGAAGCCGTTTTCCTTCAGCCACTCGATCTCCAGATCGTCTATTCCGCCTTCAGGCCCTATAACCACGCATATTTCCCCTCCCTCTTCACGGTTCGACATAACATTATTAAATGTTATTTTCTTTTCCTGCTCATAAAAGACCCAACGGTTCGGAATATTTTCAGCATAAGGAAGTATTCCTCTCAGGGGAGTAGGTTCAACCACCTCGGGTATTGTAAATCGCCCTGATTGACGGGAAGCTTCAATGACAATCCGTTTCCAACGGTCGTATTTACCTTTTTCCTTGTCTTCAAATTTAATCAACGTCCTTTTGAAAATTGTAGGCAGTATTCTTTCCACACGGAGTTCTGTCGCTTTTTCAATGAGCCAATCCATGCGAGGCCCT
This DNA window, taken from Pseudomonadota bacterium, encodes the following:
- a CDS encoding RsmE family RNA methyltransferase, with the protein product MEIRRVFVDKLKIKNGMALLTGPMYKYIISVLRKTTGDRIDLIDGKGYLYRCTINGVKSKELYLQVLDVVHHPEEKRPKVTLCVSPIKGPRMDWLIEKATELRVERILPTIFKRTLIKFEDKEKGKYDRWKRIVIEASRQSGRFTIPEVVEPTPLRGILPYAENIPNRWVFYEQEKKITFNNVMSNREEGGEICVVIGPEGGIDDLEIEWLKENGFTSCTLGENIFRTETTPLVILSVILYEYFNKYK